One genomic segment of Acanthopagrus latus isolate v.2019 chromosome 14, fAcaLat1.1, whole genome shotgun sequence includes these proteins:
- the epyc gene encoding epiphycan isoform X1: MRMLVRLVLGLFVLKAVVASPRFSRQVDLDSYDSANYDADLDNLNSENQDIYDYDDGLTIDDPQIEIGTLAPPDYNYPVPEASLEEQEQEEEEEEEEEEMPLKPQLIPQGSGGSGVLMGPDTQKEVELRLTPIDILHVSGDFGGSVGSGASGASGVSGSGGSGDLLVSGASGGSGDIVLISGDSVELLSSGGSGEFLLSGDLLISGDMSGSGSGDLGSGGISIDLGSGGSGDQSGSGFSGDILISGASGSSGVSGDESGDSGITLISGEEELKPETIPSEASGASGEFSGASGTSGFSGASGASGVSGSGDTEVPTVTLVPDIDKEEGLLPTTPETPQEGAGTVEGSVGSGLTPDTGEPDEPVIDRKGMPTCLLCTCLGGSVYCDDLKLDSVPPLPKDTTHFYARYNRITKINKSDFAFLNKLKRIDLTANEITSVDDKAFMALPELEELVIRENHISQLPALPETMTLIDASQNNIGTKGIHNEAFKDMTSLLYLYLTDNHVDYIPVPLPDSLRSLHLQRNNIQMMHEDTFCNLKDFNYIRNALEDIRLDGNPINLSRTPQAYVCLPRIPIGDLI; encoded by the exons AACTACGATGCGGATCTAGACAATTTAAATTCCGAGAACCAGGATATCTACGACTATGACGATGGGCTGACGATTGATGATCCTCAG ATAGAGATTGGAACACTGGCCCCACCCGACTATAACTACCCTGTACCCGAAGCCTCGTtggaagaacaagaacaagaagaggaggaggaggaggaggaggaagagatgccCCTGAAACCCCAGCTCATCCCTCAGGGTTCAGGGGGCTCAGGGGTTCTCATGGGcccagacacacagaaag AGGTGGAGCTGCGTCTGACGCCCATTGACATCCTTCATGTATCCGGGGATTTTGGGGGCTCCGTAGGATCTGGGGCCTCGGGAGCTTCTGGGGTTTCTGGGTCTGGAGGCTCGGGAGACCTACTGGTCTCTGGTGCATCTGGGGGTTCTGGTGACATTGTCCTGATCTCCGGTGATTCTGTGGAGCTCCTCAGCTCTGGGGGATCTGGGGAGTTCTTGCTATCTGGGGATCTATTGATATCTGGGGATATGTCAGGATCAGGCTCTGGGGATCTTGGCTCCGGAGGAATTTCCATTGATCTGGGCTCTGGAGGGTCTGGTGACCAGTCTGGTTCTGGGTTCTCTGGAGATATCTTGATCTCAGGAGCCTCTGGAAGCTCTGGGGTTTCTGGGGATGAGTCCGGTGACTCAGGGATAACACTGATATCCGGAG AGGAGGAGCTCAAACCAGAGACTATCCCCAGCGAGGCATCAGGTGCTTCTGGGGAGTTCTCAGGAGCTTCAGGAACCTCCGGGTTCTCTGGAGCTTCTGGGGCTTCTGGTGTCTCTGGCTCTGGAGACACAGAGGTTCCTACGGTAACTCTGGTCCCTGACATTGATAAAG AGGAGGGGCTGCTTCCGACCACACCAGAAACCCCTCAGGAGGGTGCTGGCACTGTAGAAGGGTCAGTGGGCTCTGGATTGACACCAGACACTGGTGAACCTGATGAGCCTGTGATTGACAGGAAAG GTATGCCCACTTGCTTGCTGTGCACGTGCCTTGGTGGTTCGGTCTACTGTGATGACTTGAAGCTGGATAGTGTGCCACCTCTTCCCAAAGACACCACTCACTTCTACGCCCGCTACAACAGAATCACCAAGATCAACAAGTCCGACTTCGCCTTCCTGA ACAAGCTGAAGAGGATCGACTTAACCGCCAACGAGATAACGTCCGTCGATGACAAAGCGTTTATGGCTCTGCccgagctggaggagctggtgaTTCGAGAAAATCACATCTCGCAGCTGCCTGCCCTCCCAGAGACCATGACCCTCATTGACGCCAGCCAAAACAACATCGGCACCAAGGGCATTCACAACGAGGCGTTCAAG gATATGACGAGCCTGCTGTACCTGTACCTAACAGACAACCACGTTGATTACATCCCTGTGCCTCTGCCAGACAGCCTGCGATCTCTACACCTACAG CGTAACAATATTCAAATGATGCACGAGGACACGTTCTGCAACCTGAAAGATTTCAACTACATCAGGAACGCACTGGAGGACATCCGTCTGGACGGCAACCCCATCAACCTCAGCAGGACCCCGCAGGCTTACGTCTGCCTGCCCCGTATACCCATCGGGGATCTCATCtaa
- the epyc gene encoding epiphycan isoform X2 codes for MPLKPQLIPQGSGGSGVLMGPDTQKEVELRLTPIDILHVSGDFGGSVGSGASGASGVSGSGGSGDLLVSGASGGSGDIVLISGDSVELLSSGGSGEFLLSGDLLISGDMSGSGSGDLGSGGISIDLGSGGSGDQSGSGFSGDILISGASGSSGVSGDESGDSGITLISGEEELKPETIPSEASGASGEFSGASGTSGFSGASGASGVSGSGDTEVPTVTLVPDIDKEEGLLPTTPETPQEGAGTVEGSVGSGLTPDTGEPDEPVIDRKGMPTCLLCTCLGGSVYCDDLKLDSVPPLPKDTTHFYARYNRITKINKSDFAFLNKLKRIDLTANEITSVDDKAFMALPELEELVIRENHISQLPALPETMTLIDASQNNIGTKGIHNEAFKDMTSLLYLYLTDNHVDYIPVPLPDSLRSLHLQRNNIQMMHEDTFCNLKDFNYIRNALEDIRLDGNPINLSRTPQAYVCLPRIPIGDLI; via the exons atgccCCTGAAACCCCAGCTCATCCCTCAGGGTTCAGGGGGCTCAGGGGTTCTCATGGGcccagacacacagaaag AGGTGGAGCTGCGTCTGACGCCCATTGACATCCTTCATGTATCCGGGGATTTTGGGGGCTCCGTAGGATCTGGGGCCTCGGGAGCTTCTGGGGTTTCTGGGTCTGGAGGCTCGGGAGACCTACTGGTCTCTGGTGCATCTGGGGGTTCTGGTGACATTGTCCTGATCTCCGGTGATTCTGTGGAGCTCCTCAGCTCTGGGGGATCTGGGGAGTTCTTGCTATCTGGGGATCTATTGATATCTGGGGATATGTCAGGATCAGGCTCTGGGGATCTTGGCTCCGGAGGAATTTCCATTGATCTGGGCTCTGGAGGGTCTGGTGACCAGTCTGGTTCTGGGTTCTCTGGAGATATCTTGATCTCAGGAGCCTCTGGAAGCTCTGGGGTTTCTGGGGATGAGTCCGGTGACTCAGGGATAACACTGATATCCGGAG AGGAGGAGCTCAAACCAGAGACTATCCCCAGCGAGGCATCAGGTGCTTCTGGGGAGTTCTCAGGAGCTTCAGGAACCTCCGGGTTCTCTGGAGCTTCTGGGGCTTCTGGTGTCTCTGGCTCTGGAGACACAGAGGTTCCTACGGTAACTCTGGTCCCTGACATTGATAAAG AGGAGGGGCTGCTTCCGACCACACCAGAAACCCCTCAGGAGGGTGCTGGCACTGTAGAAGGGTCAGTGGGCTCTGGATTGACACCAGACACTGGTGAACCTGATGAGCCTGTGATTGACAGGAAAG GTATGCCCACTTGCTTGCTGTGCACGTGCCTTGGTGGTTCGGTCTACTGTGATGACTTGAAGCTGGATAGTGTGCCACCTCTTCCCAAAGACACCACTCACTTCTACGCCCGCTACAACAGAATCACCAAGATCAACAAGTCCGACTTCGCCTTCCTGA ACAAGCTGAAGAGGATCGACTTAACCGCCAACGAGATAACGTCCGTCGATGACAAAGCGTTTATGGCTCTGCccgagctggaggagctggtgaTTCGAGAAAATCACATCTCGCAGCTGCCTGCCCTCCCAGAGACCATGACCCTCATTGACGCCAGCCAAAACAACATCGGCACCAAGGGCATTCACAACGAGGCGTTCAAG gATATGACGAGCCTGCTGTACCTGTACCTAACAGACAACCACGTTGATTACATCCCTGTGCCTCTGCCAGACAGCCTGCGATCTCTACACCTACAG CGTAACAATATTCAAATGATGCACGAGGACACGTTCTGCAACCTGAAAGATTTCAACTACATCAGGAACGCACTGGAGGACATCCGTCTGGACGGCAACCCCATCAACCTCAGCAGGACCCCGCAGGCTTACGTCTGCCTGCCCCGTATACCCATCGGGGATCTCATCtaa
- the si:dkeyp-38g8.5 gene encoding uncharacterized protein si:dkeyp-38g8.5 isoform X2 encodes MGLQHMMTHRQASKKWENLKKRYKGLVNPPDGVKVFPEAWPYFRLMDDAMQGRLEGSAPILKAHPSDNGDYLPSKPKKRKVSMVMNTNADLLVGVPEIEVSLNGDEELEEEQVVVTAAAAVAAQRDGSQEIDRMLREVDQERDMMDSERQVMERERLVLNRERAVLDREIAALDRDRASLERERAMIEREKAVLEREKALVAKDRNAVSRERLNLERDKTRLERLSVPKERTEGETEDDSQVSDSDIMDRRERFLSLFERLIENF; translated from the exons ATGGGCTTGCAGCACATGATGACTCACAGACAAGCATCCAAAAAATGGGAAAACTTGAAGAAAAGATATAAG GGGCTGGTAAATCCTCCAGATGGGGTGAAAGTGTTCCCTGAAGCATGGCCTTACTTCAGGCTGATGGACGACGCCATGCAGGGTCGGCTGGAAGGCAGCGCCCCCATCCTCAAGGCGCACCCCAGCGACAACGGCGATTACTTACCCTCCAAACCAAAGAAGAGAAAGGTGTCCATGGTGATGAACACCAATGCAGATTTGTTGGTTGGCGTGCCGGAGATTGAGGTTTCCCTGAATGGagatgaggagctggaggaggagcaggtggtggtgacggcagcagcggcggtggcggcgCAGCGGGATGGAAGCCAGGAGATAGATCGTATGTTGCGAGAGGTGGACCAAGAGAGGGACATGATGGATAGCGAAAGACAGGTGATGGAGAGGGAGCGGCTGGTGCTGAACAGGGAGAGAGCCGTGCTGGACAGAGAGATTGCCGCTCTGGACCGAGACCGAGCCTcgctggagagggagagggcgatgatagagagagaaaaggcggtgctggagagggagaaggcgCTGGTGGCAAAGGACAGAAATGCTGTGAGCAGAGAGCGGCTGAACCTGGAGCGAGACAAAACCAGGCTGGAGAGACTTTCTGTACCCAAAGAAAGGActgagggggagacagaggacGACAGCCAGGTGTCAGACTCAGACATCATGGACAGGAGGGAGCGCTTCCTCAGCTTGTTTGAAAGACTTATTGAAAATTTTTGA
- the si:dkeyp-38g8.5 gene encoding uncharacterized protein si:dkeyp-38g8.5 isoform X1, with protein sequence MEFQDHDYTNNGSDRANPMEFTYKMSSKEIEDFVKLRVTNKNLFSGRRNTSLWAWRAILKHMGLQHMMTHRQASKKWENLKKRYKGLVNPPDGVKVFPEAWPYFRLMDDAMQGRLEGSAPILKAHPSDNGDYLPSKPKKRKVSMVMNTNADLLVGVPEIEVSLNGDEELEEEQVVVTAAAAVAAQRDGSQEIDRMLREVDQERDMMDSERQVMERERLVLNRERAVLDREIAALDRDRASLERERAMIEREKAVLEREKALVAKDRNAVSRERLNLERDKTRLERLSVPKERTEGETEDDSQVSDSDIMDRRERFLSLFERLIENF encoded by the exons ATGGAATTTCAGGATCACGATTACACGAACAACGGCTCTGATAGAGCCAACCCCATGGAGTTCACGTATAAAA TGAGCTCAAAGGAAATTGAAGACTTTGTGAAGCTGAGGGTTACAAATAAAAACCTCTTCTCTGGGAGGAGAAACACTTCACTGTGGGCATGGAG GGCCATCCTGAAACATATGGGCTTGCAGCACATGATGACTCACAGACAAGCATCCAAAAAATGGGAAAACTTGAAGAAAAGATATAAG GGGCTGGTAAATCCTCCAGATGGGGTGAAAGTGTTCCCTGAAGCATGGCCTTACTTCAGGCTGATGGACGACGCCATGCAGGGTCGGCTGGAAGGCAGCGCCCCCATCCTCAAGGCGCACCCCAGCGACAACGGCGATTACTTACCCTCCAAACCAAAGAAGAGAAAGGTGTCCATGGTGATGAACACCAATGCAGATTTGTTGGTTGGCGTGCCGGAGATTGAGGTTTCCCTGAATGGagatgaggagctggaggaggagcaggtggtggtgacggcagcagcggcggtggcggcgCAGCGGGATGGAAGCCAGGAGATAGATCGTATGTTGCGAGAGGTGGACCAAGAGAGGGACATGATGGATAGCGAAAGACAGGTGATGGAGAGGGAGCGGCTGGTGCTGAACAGGGAGAGAGCCGTGCTGGACAGAGAGATTGCCGCTCTGGACCGAGACCGAGCCTcgctggagagggagagggcgatgatagagagagaaaaggcggtgctggagagggagaaggcgCTGGTGGCAAAGGACAGAAATGCTGTGAGCAGAGAGCGGCTGAACCTGGAGCGAGACAAAACCAGGCTGGAGAGACTTTCTGTACCCAAAGAAAGGActgagggggagacagaggacGACAGCCAGGTGTCAGACTCAGACATCATGGACAGGAGGGAGCGCTTCCTCAGCTTGTTTGAAAGACTTATTGAAAATTTTTGA
- the si:ch211-244b2.4 gene encoding uncharacterized protein si:ch211-244b2.4, whose translation MATAHESEEESLSDGESYVSNESDSESDGSDGENDSQSPVREPCRYYNKGGCRDGARCSYLHVCRYALTGNCRYGTEFPQLTDGRYHQWQLNDGRGWKSIDNDHIIEAQYCLPHSKSIKIYNTPYGAVSIDFNRMKVYGKDLKVRRLDDGNTVWLWYCTLRRKWHKYGEKDSRGNTNPVKCSDIERKFQSNPKSSFTFNIGSETLEIKFREMRQVGQNRKRKVTRRPSYRPQQAAAGSGWPACIFTAITATSSVNRLYHHCAALLLTIVSQVAAALSNVSLGTKPKWQFEGNSSAWHDYRPRTECSVTSEDIERKYQQNPNGSMVFKVNGHSYKLDFGEMKQINLKTQRSRKIQRVLV comes from the exons ATGGCGACTGCTCACG AGTCTGAAGAGGAATCTCTCTCTGACGGTGAGTCTTACGTCAGCAATGAGTCAGACAGCGAGTCAGACGGATCAGACGGGGAAAACGATTCTCAG TCTCCTGTGAGAGAGCCCTGCAGGTATTACAACAAAGGAGGCTGCCGGGACGGCGCCAGGTGCTCGTACCTGCACGTCTGCAGGTACGCACTGACAGGAAACTGTCGCTACGGGACTGAAT TCCCGCAGCTGACGGATGGTCGATACCACCAGTGGCAGCTGAACGACGGACGTGGCTGGAAGAGTATTGATAACGATCACATCATCGAGGCCCAGTACTGCCTGCCCCACAGCAAAAGCATTAAAATCTACAACACACCATACGG GGCGGTCAGTATCGATTTCAACAGGATGAAGGTGTATGGGAAAGATCTAAAGGTGAGGCGGCTGGACGATGGGAACACCGTGTGGCTCTGGTACTGCACCCTGCGACGGAAGTGGCACAAGTACGGAGAAAAG GACTCCAGGGGCAACACCAATCCTGTGAAGTGCTCCGACATAGAAAGGAAGTTCCAGAGTAACCCGAAGAGCTCCTTCACGTTCAACATCGGTTCTGAGACCTTAGAGATAAAGTTCAGAG AAATGAGGCAGGTGggacaaaacaggaagaggaaagtCACTCGACGGCCATCTTACCGACCGCAGCAGGCAGCGGCAGG GTCGGGCTGGCCTGCATGCATTTTTACTGCCATTACCGCCACATCCTCTGTGAACCGTCTGTATCATCACTGTGCTGCATTATTATTAACAAT AGTTTCTCAGGTGGCCGCAGCTCTCAGCAATGTTTCTCTGGGCACCAAACCAAAGTGGCAGTTCGAGGGAAACAGCAGTGCGTGGCACGACTACAGGCCCAGG ACCGAATGCTCAGTGACCAGCGAGGACATCGAGAGGAAGTACCAGCAAAACCCCAACGGCAGCATGGTCTTCAAAGTCAATGGACACTCCTACAAGCTGGACTTTGGAG AGATGAAACAGATCAACCTCAAGACCCAGCGCTCACGCAAAATCCAGCGTGTGCTGGTGTGA
- the si:ch211-244b2.3 gene encoding uncharacterized protein si:ch211-244b2.3: MDLEESDYILETQADEKHYEWQLLVAQQWLRIDNDFVIETHYCQPGAKGMTINTIHGQVFIDFDKLQTTNSAMKVQRRSLLRQGQTEDVGWYYRDDQLWLEYGSQSTSVLSASVSSRDVERQFARNPQGSFSFTVGAIGYRLDFSTMSQINCNSGMRREVRRRPKFKSNTTGSLYATSGLLSASSSQLSDGGFRWEFMGDEGVWTEYQAHACSLDSAAIERQYQLDPRGQLSFRAGRFSYTLDFSAMHQVNDSVGTRRAVRRTADSQQISSGRDTPRWQFQDTGRIWKDYSKKSYGCSMSSQDIELQYQLNPSGTMTFTTMSFKYELNFAAMTQKNLSTTTTRSVRRLT, translated from the exons ATG GACCTTGAAGAAAGCGATTACATATTGGAGACTCAAG CCGATGAGAAACATTATGAGTGGCAGCTGCTGGTCGCACAGCAGTGGCTGCGGATTGACAACGACTTTGTGATTGAGACCCACTACTGTCAACCTGGAGCCAAAGGAAtgaccatcaacaccatccATGG GCAGGTGTTCATAGATTTTGATAAGCTGCAGACAACAAATTCAGCCATGAAGGTGCAGAGACGCAGCCTCCTCCGTCAGGGCCAGACGGAGGACGTCGGCTGGTACTACAGAGACGACCAGCTGTGGCTTGAATACGGATCCCAG agcaCCAGCGTGTTGTCCGCCTCCGTCAGCAGCAGAGACGTCGAGCGCCAATTCGCTCGGAACCCTCAGGGATCCTTCAGCTTCACCGTGGGCGCCATAGGCTACAGACTCGACTTCTCCA CCATGAGCCAAATAAACTGCAACTCAGGGATGCGCAGGGAAGTACGCAGGCGACCGAAATTCAAATCCAACACAACAGGGAG CCTTTACGCCACCTCAGGTCTTCTTTCGGCCTCCTCTTCCCAGCTCAGCGACGGAGGCTTCAGGTGGGAGTTCATGGGAGACGAGGGCGTGTGGACAGAATACCAAGCGCAT gcCTGTTCGCTCGACAGCGCTGCCATTGAGAGACAGTACCAGCTGGATCCACGGGGCCAGCTGAGCTTCAGGGCCGGGAGATTCTCCTACACTCTGGATTTTTCAG CGATGCATCAAGTCAATGACAGTGTGGGGACGAGGCGAGCAGTGAGGAGGACCGCAGACAGTCAACAGATCAGCAG CGGTCGGGACACACCCAGGTGGCAGTTTCAGGATACTGGCAGAATATGGAAAGATTATTCCAAA AAAAGTTATGGCTGCAGCATGTCCAGTCAGGACATCGAGCTCCAGTACCAGCTGAACCCGTCAGGCACCATGACGTTTACCACCATGAGCTTCAAGTATGAGCTGAACTTCGCAG cCATGACTCAGAAGAACCTGTCCACAACCACCACCAGATCAGTGCGACGACTCACCTAA